In Alphaproteobacteria bacterium US3C007, one genomic interval encodes:
- the pyrC gene encoding dihydroorotase: MQKVLSLPRPDDWHLHLRDGAMMASVLASSADHFARALIMPNLVPPVVTGAEAQAYKTRITAQLPKASDFSPLMTLYLTEATDPEDLAKAFQSGLISAVKLYPAGATTNSASGVTDFNAVQPALEKMAEIGCPLCVHGEVTDPAVDIFDREMVFIDRVLDPLRRQNPDLKVVMEHITTQQGVDYVKSSASGLAATITTHHLMINRNHILAGGIKPHYYCLPVAKREEHRLALRAAATSGDSRFFLGTDSAPHIDAAKESACGCAGCFTASVTMPLLAHVFEEESALDALANFTSSNGALFYNKPRNEKTLTLQKRSEPLPIEPQLQTPDGPVTLFDPGVPIFWHVVA, translated from the coding sequence ATGCAAAAAGTCCTCTCCCTTCCTCGTCCGGATGATTGGCACCTTCACCTGCGCGATGGCGCGATGATGGCATCCGTTTTAGCCTCAAGCGCCGACCACTTTGCCCGGGCGTTAATCATGCCCAATTTGGTACCGCCAGTGGTGACGGGCGCAGAGGCTCAAGCCTATAAGACCCGCATTACAGCGCAGCTACCCAAAGCATCAGATTTTTCGCCCTTGATGACGCTTTATCTGACCGAAGCCACCGACCCCGAGGATCTGGCAAAAGCTTTTCAATCCGGGCTGATCAGCGCGGTAAAACTGTACCCGGCGGGCGCGACAACCAATTCAGCCTCCGGTGTCACAGATTTTAACGCGGTTCAGCCCGCATTGGAAAAGATGGCTGAAATCGGATGTCCGCTTTGCGTTCACGGAGAGGTGACAGATCCAGCTGTTGATATTTTTGATCGTGAAATGGTGTTTATAGATCGCGTGCTGGATCCACTTCGGCGTCAAAACCCAGATCTTAAGGTGGTTATGGAACATATCACCACCCAGCAAGGCGTAGACTATGTGAAATCTAGCGCCAGCGGCCTTGCCGCAACCATCACAACGCATCATCTGATGATCAACCGCAATCATATTCTGGCCGGCGGCATCAAACCCCATTATTATTGCCTGCCTGTCGCAAAACGCGAGGAACACCGTTTGGCGCTGCGCGCTGCCGCCACCAGTGGTGATAGCCGGTTTTTCCTTGGCACGGACAGCGCGCCGCATATTGATGCCGCAAAAGAAAGCGCTTGCGGATGCGCCGGATGCTTTACCGCCAGCGTAACAATGCCTTTGCTTGCGCATGTTTTCGAAGAAGAAAGCGCGCTGGACGCCTTGGCTAATTTCACCTCATCCAATGGGGCGCTGTTTTACAATAAACCGAGGAACGAAAAAACGCTTACGCTTCAGAAAAGGTCCGAGCCGCTGCCGATAGAGCCGCAGTTACAAACCCCCGACGGGCCGGTCACTTTGTTCGACCCTGGCGTTCCAATCTTTTGGCATGTTGTGGCGTAA
- a CDS encoding orotate phosphoribosyltransferase, whose translation MIPSTSPSPEEIARLTARMLLEVKAVHFNSENPFILASGLPSPTYIDCRKLISFPRIRSSLMDFLTVTVMRNVGYEAFDSVAGGETAGIPFAALMAERMALPMTYIRKKPKGYGRNARIEGLMSEGQNVLLVEDLTTDGGSKLSFVDAIRDTGAACAHTAVIFYYGIFEETEKTLSDHGVGLHYLCTWWDVLREAKAQSAFDSKTLHEVEQFLTDPRAWQNGRKST comes from the coding sequence ATGATCCCAAGCACCTCCCCCAGCCCCGAAGAAATCGCACGATTAACAGCGCGCATGCTGCTTGAGGTGAAAGCGGTTCACTTCAACAGTGAAAATCCATTTATTCTGGCTTCGGGCTTGCCAAGCCCAACCTATATTGATTGTCGAAAACTGATCAGCTTTCCTCGCATTCGCAGCAGCCTAATGGATTTCCTAACCGTAACGGTGATGCGAAATGTCGGATATGAAGCCTTTGATTCGGTGGCAGGTGGAGAAACCGCTGGAATTCCTTTTGCGGCCCTGATGGCCGAGCGGATGGCCCTTCCCATGACGTATATTCGCAAAAAACCAAAGGGCTACGGCAGAAATGCGCGTATCGAAGGGCTTATGAGCGAAGGACAAAACGTTTTGTTGGTCGAAGACTTAACCACCGATGGGGGCAGCAAACTAAGCTTCGTTGACGCCATTCGCGATACCGGCGCAGCCTGTGCCCATACGGCAGTAATATTTTATTATGGGATATTTGAGGAAACCGAAAAAACGCTGTCGGATCATGGTGTTGGCCTTCACTACCTGTGCACCTGGTGGGATGTATTGCGCGAAGCCAAGGCTCAATCTGCGTTTGACTCAAAAACATTGCACGAAGTTGAACAGTTTCTTACCGACCCACGCGCTTGGCAAAACGGCCGCAAATCTACGTGA
- a CDS encoding replicative DNA helicase, producing the protein MNKISDINSQEPDQESLDIAPHSIEAEQQLLGAILTNNDIFDRIASIVTPEHFYDPVHARIFELASARIAKNNLASPVTLATFLQDDEGLKELGGAAYLARLAASAVAGFAARDYAQMIYDLAIRRNLIQLGQDISARATTMDESQEPAEQIVVAEQALYKLGEEGQGESGFQSFLRAVTAAVDVANNAYKREGGLAGISTGLIDMDKKLGGLHKSDLLILAGRPSMGKTSLATNVAFNIAKAYQKGQLADGSEGTLNGGVVGFFSLEMSAEQLAARILSEASEVPSEQIRRGDMTETEFRRFVDAAKTLESCPLFIDDTPALPISQLAARARRLKRTHGLDVLIIDYLQLVRPASAKDSRVNEVSEITQGLKAIAKELDIPVIALSQLSRQVENRDDKRPQLADLRESGSIEQDADVVMFVFREEYYKEREKPGDHDLEKMALWQDEMERLHGKAEIVIGKQRHGPIGTVELSFEGRFTRFGNLVKPWQQDSERE; encoded by the coding sequence ATGAATAAGATATCTGATATAAACAGCCAAGAGCCGGACCAAGAGTCGCTGGATATTGCGCCCCATTCGATTGAGGCCGAGCAGCAACTTCTGGGTGCGATTCTTACCAATAATGATATTTTCGATCGGATCGCCAGCATCGTAACACCCGAGCATTTTTACGATCCGGTACATGCGCGGATATTCGAACTTGCCAGCGCACGAATTGCCAAAAATAATTTGGCCTCACCGGTTACACTTGCAACGTTTTTGCAAGATGATGAAGGTCTAAAAGAGCTGGGTGGGGCTGCATATTTGGCGCGGCTTGCTGCCTCAGCAGTGGCTGGATTTGCTGCGCGCGATTACGCCCAAATGATCTATGATTTAGCCATTCGGCGAAATTTAATCCAGCTCGGCCAAGATATTAGCGCACGCGCCACAACAATGGATGAAAGCCAAGAGCCCGCGGAGCAAATCGTCGTGGCCGAACAAGCGCTGTATAAGCTGGGCGAAGAAGGTCAGGGCGAAAGCGGCTTTCAATCCTTTCTAAGAGCCGTTACCGCCGCCGTGGATGTGGCCAATAATGCCTATAAGCGCGAGGGTGGATTAGCTGGCATCTCTACGGGATTGATTGATATGGATAAAAAGCTAGGCGGGCTTCATAAGTCTGACTTGTTGATCCTGGCTGGGCGCCCGTCGATGGGCAAAACCTCGCTTGCCACGAATGTCGCCTTCAACATCGCCAAAGCCTATCAAAAAGGTCAATTGGCAGATGGCAGCGAGGGAACGCTGAATGGCGGTGTTGTTGGCTTTTTTAGCTTGGAAATGAGCGCTGAGCAGCTGGCTGCCCGTATATTGTCCGAGGCCTCCGAAGTGCCCTCTGAGCAGATTCGGCGCGGTGATATGACAGAAACCGAGTTTCGGCGGTTTGTTGACGCGGCAAAAACGCTGGAAAGCTGCCCCTTATTCATTGATGACACCCCGGCCCTGCCAATTTCGCAATTGGCCGCGCGTGCGCGCAGGTTGAAGCGAACGCATGGTTTGGATGTGCTTATTATAGATTATCTGCAACTGGTTCGCCCTGCTTCGGCAAAAGACAGCCGCGTAAACGAAGTGTCAGAGATCACCCAAGGCCTTAAAGCTATTGCCAAAGAATTGGACATTCCCGTTATCGCGCTGTCGCAGCTTTCGCGACAGGTGGAAAATCGCGATGACAAGCGCCCCCAATTGGCAGATTTGCGTGAATCGGGGTCAATTGAACAGGATGCCGATGTGGTGATGTTCGTGTTTCGAGAGGAGTATTACAAAGAGCGCGAAAAACCCGGCGATCACGATCTTGAAAAAATGGCTCTGTGGCAAGATGAAATGGAGCGGCTGCATGGGAAAGCGGAAATCGTTATCGGAAAGCAGCGCCACGGTCCTATTGGAACCGTTGAGCTTAGCTTTGAAGGCAGATTTACCCGTTTTGGCAATTTGGTCAAACCCTGGCAGCAAGACAGTGAACGCGAATAG
- the alr gene encoding alanine racemase, with translation MGTAVLTIDLSALRANWQALNAKSAGITAAVVKADGYGLDSARVATALAAEGAQHFFVAVAEEGAALRKALGSGPSISVFSGHMAQDTVLIKEANLIPMVNSVDQLLRHIESLPDHPFGLQLDTGMNRLGMEPTEWTALRDLALRLKPQLIMSHLACADDPNHPMNAHQLQLFRELTADCNIPRSLSATGGILLGEAYHFEVTRPGIGLYGGAPFLEANPVVQIDIPVIQTRPVTAGETVGYSNTWTATTPRQIATISAGYADGILRAMGPNTRLFSDNIGCPIVGRISMDLICVDVTLLDHVPESLQLLNAAQGIDTLADGAGTIGYEILTSLGGRYERRYTE, from the coding sequence ATGGGCACAGCCGTTTTAACAATTGATTTAAGCGCTCTAAGGGCCAATTGGCAGGCGTTGAACGCGAAATCCGCGGGTATCACGGCTGCGGTTGTCAAAGCCGATGGCTATGGGCTTGACAGCGCGCGCGTTGCAACCGCTTTAGCGGCAGAAGGCGCGCAGCATTTTTTCGTGGCCGTCGCGGAAGAAGGCGCGGCGCTGCGCAAAGCGTTGGGCAGCGGCCCCAGTATCAGCGTATTTTCAGGCCATATGGCGCAGGATACCGTTTTAATCAAAGAGGCAAATTTGATCCCGATGGTTAATTCAGTGGATCAATTGCTGCGCCATATTGAATCGCTTCCGGATCATCCTTTTGGATTGCAACTTGATACGGGTATGAACCGGCTGGGAATGGAGCCAACCGAATGGACAGCGCTGCGTGATTTGGCGTTGCGCTTAAAGCCACAACTGATCATGTCGCATTTGGCCTGCGCAGATGATCCTAACCACCCTATGAACGCACATCAGTTGCAGCTGTTCCGTGAGCTGACTGCCGATTGCAACATTCCGCGTTCGCTGTCGGCAACAGGTGGCATTCTGTTGGGCGAAGCGTATCACTTCGAAGTTACCCGCCCGGGCATCGGGCTTTACGGCGGCGCGCCCTTTTTAGAGGCAAACCCAGTTGTACAAATTGATATTCCCGTGATCCAAACACGCCCCGTGACTGCCGGTGAAACCGTGGGCTACTCAAACACTTGGACCGCGACAACCCCAAGGCAAATTGCAACCATATCTGCCGGATATGCCGATGGTATCCTGCGCGCTATGGGCCCAAATACGCGGCTGTTTTCAGACAATATCGGATGCCCTATCGTGGGGCGCATTTCAATGGATTTAATTTGCGTCGACGTCACCCTGCTTGATCACGTGCCGGAAAGTTTACAATTGTTAAATGCGGCGCAGGGTATTGATACGCTGGCCGATGGCGCTGGTACGATCGGATATGAGATATTAACCTCTTTAGGCGGGCGCTACGAACGGCGATATACCGAATGA
- a CDS encoding ABC transporter permease — protein sequence MKSLTTFLQATGSATLNMLAATGRVTLFILDTLRQAFSGPFYLREFGHALIQIGWLSLPVVGLTAFFTGGALALQIFAGGARFSAEAVVPSIVAIGMARELGPVLGGLMVAARVASSIAAELGTMKVTEQIDALVTLSTNPMKYLTLPRVLAATLAVPLLVGVGDAIGIMGGYVVGVTRLDFNPAAYIKNTVDFLQLWDILSGMVKGAVFGFIVAIMGCYFGMNSGRGAQGVGRATKSAVVSASVLILAANYILTELFFSA from the coding sequence ATGAAAAGTCTGACCACCTTTTTGCAGGCCACCGGCTCGGCCACGCTTAACATGCTTGCCGCGACTGGTCGCGTAACGCTGTTTATCCTCGACACGCTGCGCCAAGCCTTTTCGGGGCCGTTTTATCTGCGCGAATTTGGACATGCCCTGATACAAATAGGCTGGTTATCCTTGCCTGTCGTTGGCTTGACCGCGTTTTTCACGGGCGGCGCTTTGGCTCTGCAAATCTTTGCCGGAGGGGCGCGTTTTAGCGCTGAAGCGGTGGTTCCATCGATCGTTGCGATCGGTATGGCGCGCGAATTGGGCCCTGTGCTGGGCGGTTTGATGGTTGCGGCACGTGTGGCCAGTTCAATCGCCGCGGAACTTGGCACAATGAAAGTAACCGAGCAGATCGACGCGTTGGTGACCCTGTCAACAAATCCGATGAAATATCTTACCCTGCCCCGCGTGCTTGCCGCAACATTGGCAGTGCCTCTTTTGGTGGGCGTTGGCGATGCGATTGGTATTATGGGCGGTTATGTGGTTGGCGTCACCCGGTTAGATTTTAACCCCGCAGCCTATATAAAAAACACCGTCGATTTTTTGCAGCTTTGGGATATTCTTAGCGGGATGGTAAAAGGGGCCGTATTTGGATTTATCGTGGCTATAATGGGCTGTTATTTTGGTATGAATTCTGGGCGCGGCGCGCAGGGTGTTGGGCGCGCGACAAAATCTGCCGTGGTAAGCGCCAGCGTTTTAATACTGGCGGCCAATTACATCTTAACCGAATTGTTTTTTAGCGCATGA
- a CDS encoding ATP-binding cassette domain-containing protein yields MIQLEHLHKSFGSNKVLQGVSLKIAKGSSLVVIGGSGTGKSVILKCILGLMRVDQGQVFLEGKDMQTLDRDHFLSRFGMLFQGAALFDSLPVWQNIAFRLTQGALKKSKSDARVIAIEKLRRVGLQPDVADKYPSELSGGMQKRVGLARAIAADPEIIFFDEPTTGLDPIMAGVINDLIREIVTEMGVTAMTITHDMSSVRAIADQVAMLHLGKIQWTGPVKNLTESNDPFVDQFIHGRATGPIEAVR; encoded by the coding sequence ATGATACAGCTCGAACACCTTCACAAAAGCTTTGGTTCAAATAAGGTCTTGCAAGGTGTGTCTTTAAAGATCGCCAAAGGCTCGTCCTTGGTTGTGATAGGAGGCTCAGGCACTGGCAAATCGGTGATATTAAAATGCATATTGGGTTTGATGCGCGTCGATCAAGGTCAAGTTTTTCTTGAGGGAAAGGATATGCAAACGCTTGATCGCGATCATTTTTTATCGCGCTTCGGCATGCTGTTTCAAGGTGCTGCCTTGTTTGACAGCTTGCCAGTTTGGCAAAATATTGCCTTCCGCTTGACCCAAGGGGCGTTGAAAAAATCAAAATCTGACGCCCGCGTAATCGCAATCGAAAAGCTGCGCCGGGTCGGATTGCAACCGGATGTTGCCGATAAATACCCAAGCGAATTATCCGGTGGCATGCAAAAACGCGTTGGGCTGGCCCGTGCGATCGCCGCAGATCCCGAAATTATCTTTTTTGATGAACCAACCACCGGTTTGGACCCCATTATGGCCGGCGTGATCAATGACCTGATCCGGGAAATTGTCACCGAAATGGGAGTCACCGCTATGACCATCACCCATGATATGTCTTCGGTTCGCGCGATTGCAGATCAAGTTGCAATGCTTCATTTGGGTAAAATTCAATGGACGGGACCCGTCAAAAACCTGACTGAGTCAAATGACCCATTTGTTGATCAATTCATTCATGGGCGCGCCACAGGACCTATCGAAGCGGTTCGTTGA
- the radA gene encoding DNA repair protein RadA: MAKSKSYSCSDCGAVTNKWSGRCDSCEAWNTISEDTALSSGPSKTSLGAKKGSPVQLSNLDTDEAPNPRTQSGIDELDRVLGGGLVPASAILVGGDPGIGKSTLLLQAAAQFAHNGLKTIYISGEEASAQVRMRAQRLGLKEAPIQLGAETNLRNILTTLDSEKPKLVIIDSIQTIWSDHVDSAPGSVSQVRAAAHELTNFAKKRGISVVLVGHVTKEGQIAGPRVVEHMVDTVLYFEGERGHQFRILRAVKNRFGAADEIGVFEMTGKGLQEISNPSALFLSERGTPSPGAVVFAGMEGTRPVLVEFQALVAPTPHAQARRSVVGWDNARLAMVLAVLEARCGIPFSGMDVYLNVAGGLKINEPAADLAVAAALLSAREDVSLPAESVVFGEISLSGALRPVAQSENRLKEAQKLGFSKAIIPTAEQRLSKEYLELTQFTDLSSFVGDIFGAG; the protein is encoded by the coding sequence ATGGCTAAATCCAAATCTTATTCTTGCTCAGATTGCGGCGCCGTCACCAATAAATGGTCAGGCCGCTGCGATTCTTGCGAGGCCTGGAATACAATTTCAGAAGACACAGCCTTAAGCTCAGGCCCATCAAAAACCTCATTAGGGGCGAAAAAAGGGAGCCCTGTTCAACTGAGCAACCTTGACACCGACGAAGCGCCAAATCCACGCACACAGAGCGGAATAGACGAGCTTGACCGCGTTTTGGGCGGCGGCCTCGTGCCAGCCTCTGCCATTTTGGTGGGGGGAGATCCAGGTATCGGAAAATCAACGCTTTTGCTGCAAGCGGCGGCGCAATTTGCACATAACGGATTAAAAACCATCTACATCTCGGGCGAAGAAGCCAGCGCACAGGTTCGGATGCGGGCGCAGCGCTTAGGCTTGAAAGAAGCCCCTATTCAACTTGGGGCCGAAACAAATCTGCGAAATATACTAACAACATTAGACAGTGAAAAACCCAAATTAGTGATTATTGATTCGATTCAAACGATTTGGTCGGATCACGTTGACAGCGCCCCCGGCAGCGTCAGCCAAGTGCGCGCCGCAGCGCATGAATTGACCAATTTCGCAAAAAAGCGCGGCATCTCGGTTGTATTGGTGGGCCATGTTACCAAAGAGGGGCAGATTGCAGGGCCCCGCGTGGTTGAACATATGGTCGATACGGTGCTTTATTTTGAGGGTGAACGCGGCCATCAATTTCGCATTCTGCGCGCGGTCAAGAACCGGTTTGGCGCCGCCGATGAGATCGGTGTTTTTGAGATGACCGGCAAGGGCCTGCAAGAAATAAGCAATCCATCGGCCTTATTCCTTTCGGAACGGGGAACCCCAAGCCCAGGTGCGGTGGTGTTTGCTGGAATGGAAGGCACGCGCCCGGTTTTGGTTGAATTTCAGGCCCTCGTGGCCCCGACTCCGCACGCGCAGGCCCGCCGCTCGGTGGTCGGATGGGATAATGCCCGTTTGGCAATGGTCTTGGCGGTGCTCGAAGCCCGTTGTGGCATTCCATTTTCAGGCATGGACGTCTATTTAAATGTGGCAGGCGGTTTAAAAATCAATGAGCCTGCCGCAGATCTTGCCGTTGCCGCCGCGCTTCTTTCGGCGCGCGAAGATGTAAGCCTTCCCGCAGAATCGGTGGTCTTTGGAGAAATTAGCCTCTCCGGAGCATTAAGACCGGTTGCTCAATCAGAAAATAGGTTGAAAGAAGCGCAAAAGCTTGGTTTCAGCAAAGCCATCATACCAACCGCAGAACAGCGGCTCAGTAAAGAATACCTTGAATTGACTCAATTTACGGATCTATCCTCGTTTGTTGGTGACATATTCGGTGCAGGTTAA
- a CDS encoding CvpA family protein has translation MDTFNIVDGGILAIILLSAVLAYSRGLLRELMAIAGWVAAAVLGFIFAPQLLPLVKEIPAIGPILADSCELSIIVSFVTIFAVFLVVLSLFTPLLSSAIDKTAIGRLDRGLGLLFGLLRGVALIAIAFFAYRTVFNTESYAIIEASLSAQLFSDLATAITERNPERALGWITLQYEQLVLVCE, from the coding sequence ATGGACACATTCAACATTGTTGACGGCGGCATCCTGGCGATTATTCTCTTATCAGCCGTTTTGGCCTATTCGCGCGGGTTACTGCGAGAGTTAATGGCGATCGCAGGTTGGGTGGCCGCGGCGGTGTTAGGGTTTATATTTGCACCGCAACTTTTGCCCCTGGTCAAAGAAATTCCCGCAATCGGGCCAATTCTCGCTGATAGTTGCGAGCTGTCGATCATTGTATCCTTTGTAACCATCTTCGCAGTGTTTTTGGTCGTCTTATCTTTGTTCACGCCGCTTTTATCCTCTGCAATAGATAAAACAGCGATCGGCCGGCTTGATCGCGGGCTGGGGCTGCTCTTTGGTCTGTTGCGTGGAGTGGCTTTGATTGCGATCGCATTTTTTGCCTATCGGACAGTTTTCAATACAGAAAGCTACGCCATAATCGAAGCAAGCCTCTCAGCCCAATTGTTCAGTGATTTGGCCACGGCAATAACCGAACGCAATCCAGAGCGCGCTTTGGGGTGGATCACCCTACAATATGAGCAATTGGTTCTGGTCTGCGAATAA
- the purF gene encoding amidophosphoribosyltransferase, with amino-acid sequence MPPANPFDDDKLREECGVFGVTGVQDAANFVALGLHALQHRGQEAGGIVAHDPEAGFNSARRFGYVRDNFTSQSLMQTLPGSLSIGHVRYSTAGKKGAAIRDVQPFFGEFAMGGAAIAHNGNITNADSLRRELIERGSIFQSSSDSECIIHLMARSLQRNIPERMEDALRRVEGAFSIVAMTRTKLIGVRDPLGVRPLVLGRLGDGWALSSETCALDIIGADFVRDIAPGEMVVITDKGVESHFPFRQQNPRFCIFEHVYFSRPDSIIGGRSVYETRRQIGVELAKESPVDADLVCPVPDSGTPAAIGFSQQSGIPYAMGIIRNQYMGRTFIEPTEQIRNMGVRLKLNVNRALIKGKRIILVDDSVVRGTTSRKIKEMILDAGAAEVHFRIASPPTAWPCFYGVDTPQREKLLAATMTEDEMRQHLAIDSLKFISLNGLYRAVGEAKGRDSSCPQYCDACFSGEYPVEPSDMITKGFVLKAAE; translated from the coding sequence ATGCCGCCAGCGAACCCATTTGATGATGATAAACTGCGCGAGGAATGCGGCGTCTTTGGCGTCACCGGCGTTCAGGACGCAGCCAATTTTGTCGCTTTGGGCTTGCATGCGCTTCAACATCGGGGGCAAGAGGCCGGAGGAATTGTTGCCCATGATCCCGAAGCCGGTTTTAACTCAGCCCGTCGGTTTGGCTATGTGCGAGATAATTTTACATCGCAATCCTTGATGCAAACTTTACCGGGATCGTTGTCTATTGGCCATGTACGCTATTCAACCGCGGGCAAAAAAGGCGCTGCGATCCGCGATGTTCAACCTTTTTTTGGAGAATTTGCAATGGGCGGCGCGGCCATTGCGCATAATGGAAACATCACCAATGCCGACTCATTGCGGCGCGAATTGATCGAACGTGGCTCGATTTTTCAAAGCTCCTCGGATAGCGAATGTATTATTCATCTGATGGCGCGCTCTTTACAGCGGAATATTCCCGAACGCATGGAAGATGCCTTGCGGCGCGTTGAGGGCGCTTTTTCCATCGTCGCGATGACGCGCACGAAACTGATCGGGGTGCGCGATCCTTTGGGCGTAAGGCCTCTGGTGCTTGGTCGGTTGGGGGATGGATGGGCCTTAAGCTCTGAAACCTGCGCCTTGGATATCATTGGAGCCGATTTTGTGCGGGACATCGCCCCCGGTGAGATGGTCGTGATAACCGATAAAGGTGTAGAAAGCCACTTTCCGTTTCGGCAGCAAAACCCAAGATTTTGCATTTTCGAACATGTATATTTCTCGCGCCCCGATAGTATTATTGGAGGCCGCTCCGTCTATGAGACGCGCCGGCAAATCGGCGTTGAACTGGCCAAAGAAAGCCCTGTAGACGCAGATTTGGTTTGCCCAGTGCCCGATAGCGGAACGCCTGCTGCGATTGGATTCTCGCAGCAATCGGGAATTCCCTACGCGATGGGGATCATTCGAAATCAATATATGGGGCGCACGTTTATTGAGCCAACAGAACAAATCCGCAATATGGGCGTACGTTTGAAACTGAATGTGAACCGCGCTTTGATCAAAGGGAAACGGATCATTTTGGTGGACGATTCCGTTGTTCGCGGCACAACCTCTCGCAAAATCAAAGAGATGATCCTAGATGCTGGTGCTGCAGAAGTGCATTTTCGCATCGCCAGCCCCCCCACAGCTTGGCCCTGCTTTTACGGAGTAGATACCCCTCAGCGGGAAAAACTATTGGCGGCCACGATGACCGAAGACGAAATGCGCCAACATTTGGCAATCGACAGTTTAAAGTTCATTTCACTCAACGGGCTTTATCGCGCGGTCGGCGAAGCCAAAGGGCGCGACAGCAGCTGTCCACAATATTGCGACGCCTGTTTCTCAGGTGAATACCCTGTCGAACCCTCAGACATGATTACAAAAGGCTTTGTTTTGAAGGCGGCAGAATAA
- a CDS encoding SDR family NAD(P)-dependent oxidoreductase, which yields MTEKIALITGASRGLGAALAETLSATHHIVAIARTTGALEALDDRIQTAGGSATLAPVDITNQDALAQICRSIFDRWGHVDLWCHTAVHAAPLGPASTLDSKDWSKSIATNLTATGILIPFIAPLLRQEGRAVFFDDLHIGKKFYGAYGATKTAQITLARSWAEEQKTSGPRVDIVAPHPMPTATRARFHPGEARESLADPLSEAKRLLTELNLI from the coding sequence ATGACGGAAAAAATTGCATTGATCACCGGCGCATCGCGCGGGCTCGGCGCAGCCCTGGCCGAAACTTTAAGCGCAACGCATCACATTGTGGCGATTGCGCGTACAACAGGTGCGTTAGAGGCGCTTGATGATCGCATCCAAACAGCAGGCGGATCAGCCACTCTTGCCCCGGTTGATATCACAAACCAAGATGCGTTGGCGCAAATCTGCCGCTCGATCTTTGATCGGTGGGGACATGTTGATCTTTGGTGCCATACGGCGGTGCATGCGGCACCATTGGGGCCAGCATCAACGCTTGACAGCAAAGATTGGAGCAAATCGATTGCTACGAACCTAACCGCCACCGGCATTTTAATCCCCTTCATTGCGCCGCTTCTGAGGCAAGAGGGGCGCGCCGTATTCTTTGACGACCTGCATATTGGAAAGAAGTTTTACGGCGCTTATGGGGCAACCAAAACAGCGCAAATCACATTGGCACGCAGTTGGGCCGAAGAACAAAAAACGTCGGGGCCGCGCGTTGATATTGTTGCACCTCATCCAATGCCGACCGCAACCCGAGCGCGGTTTCACCCTGGCGAAGCTCGAGAGAGTCTGGCCGATCCGCTCAGCGAAGCAAAGCGCCTGCTCACGGAGCTCAATCTTATTTAA
- the surE gene encoding 5'/3'-nucleotidase SurE, with amino-acid sequence MRILITNDDGINAPGLKTLQKIAETLAGAAGEVWTVAPSTERSGVAHAISLSSPVLISQLGPRSFSIDGYPADCVLAGLHHILKGSPPDIILSGVNRGNNSAENALYSGTLGAAIEGALQGVPSFALSQYLGPNNVNINDPFEASAAYGAEVVQAILSANPPASQEYQLFYNINFPPCPAEWVKGRKLATQGFRRGSNFSTEPYTAANRRNFLFIKGGDQQVATAPESDAAANLENYISITPMRADFTDHKALDALKAIE; translated from the coding sequence ATGCGGATTTTAATTACCAATGATGATGGCATCAACGCGCCGGGCCTGAAAACCCTACAGAAAATTGCCGAAACCTTAGCAGGCGCGGCAGGAGAAGTGTGGACGGTGGCCCCCAGCACCGAAAGATCCGGCGTTGCGCATGCAATCAGCCTGTCCTCCCCCGTGTTGATCTCGCAACTAGGCCCGCGCTCTTTCAGCATTGACGGATACCCGGCCGATTGCGTGTTGGCAGGCCTGCACCATATTTTGAAAGGCTCTCCTCCAGATATTATCTTATCTGGGGTAAACCGTGGCAATAACTCTGCTGAAAATGCTCTTTACTCGGGCACTTTGGGGGCTGCGATCGAAGGGGCGCTGCAAGGCGTACCCTCTTTTGCGCTTTCGCAATATTTGGGTCCCAACAACGTGAACATTAACGATCCGTTTGAGGCCAGCGCAGCCTATGGAGCTGAGGTTGTGCAAGCGATTTTATCCGCCAACCCTCCAGCATCACAAGAATATCAGTTATTTTACAATATCAACTTCCCCCCCTGCCCGGCAGAATGGGTCAAAGGGCGTAAACTTGCCACGCAGGGCTTTCGGCGCGGCTCCAATTTTAGCACCGAGCCTTATACGGCAGCAAACCGCCGTAACTTTTTATTCATCAAAGGCGGTGATCAGCAGGTTGCAACCGCACCGGAAAGCGATGCTGCGGCAAATCTCGAAAATTACATTTCCATTACGCCTATGCGTGCAGATTTCACCGATCACAAAGCCTTAGATGCTTTGAAAGCCATCGAATAA